One Musa acuminata AAA Group cultivar baxijiao unplaced genomic scaffold, Cavendish_Baxijiao_AAA HiC_scaffold_496, whole genome shotgun sequence DNA segment encodes these proteins:
- the LOC103973027 gene encoding NADH-ubiquinone oxidoreductase chain 2: protein MWAPDIYEGSPTPVTAFLSLAPKISISANMSRVSMVGSYGGTLQQIFFFCSIASMILGAVAAMAQTKVKRPLAHSSIGHVGYIRTGFSCGTIEGIQALLIYIWIYASMTMDAFAIVPALRQTRVKYISELGVLAKTNPISAITFSITMFSYAGIPPLAGFCSKFYMFFAALGCGAYFLALVGVVTSVIGRWAAGRLP, encoded by the coding sequence ATGTGGGCACCCGATATCTATGAGGGTTCACCCACCCCGGTTACAGCATTCCTTTCTCTTGCGCCTAAAATCTCTATTTCTGCAAATATGTCACGTGTTTCTATGGTTGGTTCCTATGGAGGTACATTGCAACAAATCTTCTTTTTCTGCAGCATTGCTTCTATGATCTTAGGAGCAGTGGCCGCCATGGCCCAAACGAAAGTCAAAAGACCTCTAGCTCATAGTTCGATTGGACATGTAGGTTATATTCGTACTGGTTTCTCATGTGGAACCATAGAAGGAATTCAAGCACTACTTATATATATTTGGATTTATGCATCAATGACGATGGATGCATTCGCCATAGTTCCAGCATTACGGCAAACCCGTGTCAAATATATCTCTGAATTAGGCGTTCTAGCCAAAACCAATCCTATTTCGGCTATTACCTTCTCCATTACAATGTTCTCATACGCAGGAATACCCCCGTTAGCCGGCTTTTGTAGCAAATTCTATATGTTCTTCGCCGCTTTGGGTTGTGGGGCTTACTTCCTAGCCCTAGTTGGAGTAGTTACTAGCGTTATAGGTCGTTGGGCGGCCGGAAGGTTGCCATGA